The Bacillus sp. Marseille-Q1617 genome has a segment encoding these proteins:
- the smc gene encoding chromosome segregation protein SMC, whose amino-acid sequence MFLKQLEVMGFKSFAERISVEFVPGVTAVVGPNGSGKSNIIDAIRWVLGEQSAKSLRGSKMEDVIFAGSDSRKALNIAEVTLVLDNEDGALPIDYSEISVTRRVFRSGDSEYLLNKQPCRLKDIVELFMDSGLGKEAFSIISQGKVEEILNSKPEERRTIFEEAAGVLKYKSRKKKAESKLFETQENLNRVNDILHELEGQVEPLKIQASMAKDYLEKKEELEKFEVALTVYDIEDLHKQWERLSVDFEKHGKEELALSSRVHKKEAVLAQTRDKISALDESITGLQEILLSTSEELEKLEGRKQVLVERKKNSSTNETQLRQSIEDAEIRLGQLSSEKNSLQKSYKGIEAEVSALKDELSKKQNQLKHYSENIEDIIESYKSDYIEKLNQQAAAKNEIQYLQQQLDQQSSRSGRLEADNEKYVHQRDELQRKHKDLSKELQQQKEMIDEHIFLYREEKKKLESIRAKYEKQEKTLYQAYQFLQQAKSRKEMLEEMEEDYSGFFQGVKEVLKARDGVLTGIEGAVAELIQVPKQYETAMETALAASMQHIVTATEEDGRKTIGFLKKNQYGRATFLPMNVIKGKSISESQLNMLKGHSSFIGVGSELIGYDSRYQMIISNLLGNVLITKDLKGAGEIAKLIQYRYRLVTLDGDVVNAGGSMSGGTMKQKKNSLLSRKGELEEMKEKLSAMEKQTEQLQIQVKSLKEESSFRERKLEEMRVSGERQRLREQELLSQLRENEISRQNLDERLSLYDLEKKDYTSIKEKHDSRTSELRKLLDEIQHEIKELDSKIEELTLQKNSDRTSKDALADEISDMKAKLAARNEQLVNTRNQLNRVKENALETEKRLNTLKEDLQWLQSEMKDNFSGEKQLIEEAEKCASQKAETTELISMRREERLKLQKSVEDEELELKELKRQHKGLVTALKDEEVKINRLDVELENRLDHLREEYMLSFEAAKADYPLTIEVEEARRKVKLVKLALEELGTVNIGAIDEYERVKERYEFLLEQKNDLTEAKDTLYQVINEMDTEMIRRFDQTFSAIQVEFEGVFKALFGGGRAELKLTDPSDLLHTGVDIVAQPPGKKLQNLGLMSGGERALTAIALLFSILKIRPVPFCILDEVEAALDEANVQRFSQYLKKFSGDTQFIVITHRKGTMEEAHVLYGVTMQESGVSKLVSVRLQETNELLETK is encoded by the coding sequence ATGTTCCTCAAACAACTGGAAGTAATGGGGTTTAAGTCTTTTGCAGAAAGAATATCGGTGGAATTCGTACCTGGTGTCACGGCTGTAGTGGGACCTAACGGCAGCGGAAAAAGCAATATCATCGATGCAATACGATGGGTTTTAGGCGAGCAATCTGCCAAAAGTCTTCGCGGTTCAAAGATGGAAGATGTTATTTTTGCCGGGAGTGACTCTAGAAAAGCTCTGAATATAGCAGAGGTCACACTGGTTCTTGACAACGAAGACGGTGCTCTGCCGATCGATTATAGTGAAATAAGTGTAACAAGACGGGTGTTCCGTTCAGGGGACAGCGAGTATCTCCTGAATAAACAGCCTTGCAGACTCAAGGATATTGTTGAGTTATTTATGGACTCGGGACTTGGGAAAGAAGCTTTTTCCATCATCAGTCAGGGGAAAGTAGAAGAAATATTAAATAGTAAGCCGGAAGAGAGAAGAACGATTTTTGAAGAAGCTGCCGGTGTGCTGAAATATAAATCAAGAAAAAAGAAAGCGGAATCCAAGCTGTTTGAAACCCAGGAAAACCTGAATCGTGTGAATGATATTCTTCATGAACTCGAAGGGCAGGTAGAGCCTCTAAAGATCCAGGCTTCGATGGCAAAAGATTATCTTGAGAAAAAGGAAGAACTGGAAAAATTCGAGGTGGCTCTGACCGTCTATGATATTGAAGATTTACATAAACAATGGGAACGTTTGAGTGTCGACTTTGAAAAGCATGGAAAAGAAGAGCTGGCTCTTTCTTCCCGGGTTCATAAGAAAGAAGCGGTCCTTGCCCAAACCCGCGATAAAATCTCGGCTCTGGATGAATCTATTACGGGTCTGCAGGAGATATTGCTTTCTACAAGTGAAGAACTTGAGAAACTCGAAGGCAGGAAGCAGGTGCTGGTCGAACGTAAGAAAAACTCATCTACCAATGAAACCCAATTAAGACAGTCGATCGAAGATGCGGAGATTCGTTTAGGTCAGTTATCCTCGGAAAAAAATAGTCTGCAGAAAAGTTACAAGGGTATCGAAGCTGAAGTGAGTGCCCTTAAAGATGAATTGTCAAAGAAGCAGAATCAGCTGAAGCACTACAGTGAAAATATTGAAGACATCATCGAATCATATAAAAGTGATTATATTGAAAAACTGAATCAGCAGGCTGCCGCTAAAAATGAAATCCAATACCTTCAGCAGCAGCTTGACCAGCAGTCGAGCAGGAGCGGCCGCTTAGAAGCAGATAATGAGAAATATGTGCATCAGCGGGATGAACTGCAGAGAAAACATAAAGATCTATCCAAGGAACTTCAGCAGCAAAAAGAAATGATAGACGAGCATATCTTTTTATATAGAGAAGAGAAGAAAAAGCTGGAATCTATCAGGGCAAAGTACGAAAAACAGGAAAAAACCCTTTATCAGGCATACCAATTCCTGCAACAGGCAAAATCCCGTAAAGAAATGCTAGAAGAAATGGAGGAGGATTACTCCGGTTTCTTCCAGGGTGTCAAAGAAGTGCTAAAAGCAAGGGATGGCGTCCTTACAGGGATTGAAGGCGCTGTAGCGGAGCTGATCCAGGTTCCGAAGCAGTATGAAACTGCAATGGAAACTGCACTGGCTGCGTCCATGCAGCACATCGTCACAGCAACTGAAGAAGACGGCCGTAAAACGATCGGCTTTTTGAAAAAGAATCAATATGGACGAGCTACATTCCTGCCGATGAATGTCATAAAAGGGAAATCCATATCAGAGAGTCAGTTGAATATGCTAAAAGGTCACTCGTCCTTCATAGGTGTGGGTTCTGAACTAATCGGTTATGATTCACGCTATCAGATGATCATATCCAACTTGCTTGGAAATGTTTTGATCACGAAGGATTTAAAAGGAGCAGGTGAAATCGCCAAGCTTATTCAGTACCGATACCGTCTCGTGACGCTTGATGGGGATGTTGTAAATGCCGGCGGGTCAATGAGCGGTGGTACGATGAAGCAGAAGAAAAATTCATTGCTTTCCAGAAAAGGCGAACTCGAAGAAATGAAAGAGAAGCTTTCAGCAATGGAAAAACAGACCGAGCAGCTTCAAATCCAGGTGAAATCCCTTAAGGAAGAGAGTTCTTTCAGAGAGAGGAAACTGGAAGAAATGAGAGTATCCGGAGAGCGTCAGCGCCTGAGAGAGCAGGAGCTCTTATCCCAGTTGCGTGAAAATGAAATATCCCGGCAAAACCTGGATGAGAGACTTTCTTTGTACGATCTTGAAAAGAAGGATTATACCTCCATTAAAGAAAAACATGATTCACGAACAAGTGAACTGCGAAAACTACTGGATGAAATCCAACATGAAATAAAAGAGCTGGATAGTAAAATTGAAGAGTTGACCCTGCAAAAGAATTCGGATAGAACCTCCAAAGATGCTTTGGCTGATGAGATAAGCGATATGAAAGCGAAATTGGCAGCCAGGAATGAACAGCTGGTAAATACGAGAAATCAATTAAATCGTGTAAAAGAAAATGCTCTAGAAACTGAAAAAAGGTTAAATACCTTAAAAGAAGACCTTCAATGGCTTCAAAGTGAAATGAAGGACAATTTTTCAGGGGAGAAGCAGCTTATAGAAGAGGCCGAAAAATGCGCCTCCCAAAAAGCAGAAACGACAGAACTTATTTCCATGCGTCGTGAAGAACGCTTAAAGCTGCAAAAGTCGGTTGAAGACGAAGAACTCGAACTGAAAGAATTAAAGCGTCAGCACAAAGGCCTTGTAACCGCCTTGAAAGACGAAGAAGTAAAGATCAATCGTCTTGACGTGGAGCTTGAAAACCGTCTGGATCATCTTCGAGAGGAATACATGCTATCATTTGAGGCTGCGAAGGCAGATTATCCGCTTACGATTGAAGTGGAAGAAGCCAGAAGAAAAGTAAAGCTTGTTAAATTAGCCCTTGAAGAGCTGGGAACGGTAAATATAGGAGCAATCGATGAGTATGAGCGTGTGAAGGAAAGGTATGAATTCCTGCTCGAACAGAAGAATGATCTGACTGAAGCAAAAGACACGCTGTATCAAGTCATCAACGAAATGGATACAGAAATGATAAGACGTTTCGATCAAACATTTTCAGCGATACAGGTTGAATTTGAGGGCGTCTTCAAAGCACTCTTTGGAGGCGGACGTGCTGAACTTAAACTCACGGATCCATCAGACCTCCTTCATACAGGTGTCGATATAGTGGCGCAGCCTCCTGGAAAAAAGCTCCAAAATCTTGGTTTGATGTCCGGTGGAGAAAGAGCATTAACAGCGATCGCCCTCTTGTTCTCCATTCTTAAAATACGGCCCGTGCCATTCTGTATTCTTGATGAAGTCGAGGCGGCACTGGACGAAGCGAACGTACAGCGGTTCAGTCAATACTTAAAGAAATTCAGCGGCGATACCCAATTTATCGTCATTACCCATCGTAAAGGGACGATGGAAGAAGCCCATGTACTGTACGGGGTTACGATGCAGGAATCAGGAGTATCCAAACTTGTTTCTGTAAGGCTTCAAGAGACAAATGAATTACTTGAAACTAAATAG
- the ftsY gene encoding signal recognition particle-docking protein FtsY: protein MSFFKKLKDKFTESSDSVTGKFRDGLSKTRNNFSSRVNDLVARYRKVDEDFFEELEEILIGADVGFDTVMELIDELKMEVKRRNIQDTEEIQPVISEKLVEIYQGGNDEDGSLNIKEDELTVILFVGVNGVGKTTTIGKMAHMFKEEGKNVVLAAGDTFRAGAIEQLEVWGERVGVPVIKQAAGSDPAAVMFDAVQSAKAKKADILICDTAGRLQNKVNLMKELEKVKRVIEREIPGAPHEVLLVLDATTGQNAMIQAKTFKEATNVSGIVLTKLDGTAKGGIVLAIRNELNVPVKYVGLGEKMDDLQPFDAEKYVYGLFSNLVDKEE, encoded by the coding sequence ATGAGTTTTTTCAAAAAACTTAAAGATAAATTCACGGAATCCAGTGACAGTGTAACTGGGAAATTCAGAGATGGGTTGAGCAAAACCCGAAATAATTTCAGTTCCAGAGTGAACGACCTGGTTGCACGCTATCGTAAAGTGGATGAAGATTTCTTCGAAGAACTTGAAGAAATACTAATCGGTGCAGATGTCGGTTTCGATACGGTGATGGAACTGATCGATGAATTGAAAATGGAAGTTAAACGACGCAATATCCAGGACACTGAAGAAATCCAGCCGGTTATATCTGAAAAGCTGGTGGAAATCTATCAGGGGGGGAATGATGAGGACGGCTCATTGAATATCAAGGAAGATGAGCTCACCGTCATTTTGTTTGTAGGAGTAAACGGAGTGGGGAAAACCACTACCATTGGAAAAATGGCTCATATGTTTAAGGAAGAAGGAAAGAATGTCGTTCTTGCAGCAGGGGACACCTTCCGTGCCGGTGCAATCGAACAATTGGAAGTCTGGGGAGAAAGAGTGGGAGTGCCGGTCATCAAACAAGCTGCCGGCAGCGATCCTGCAGCTGTGATGTTTGATGCTGTCCAATCGGCAAAAGCCAAAAAAGCGGATATCCTGATCTGTGACACAGCAGGACGTCTCCAAAACAAAGTAAACTTGATGAAAGAATTGGAAAAGGTGAAACGGGTAATCGAAAGGGAAATCCCAGGGGCGCCGCATGAAGTGCTGCTTGTACTCGATGCCACAACCGGTCAAAATGCCATGATCCAGGCAAAAACATTCAAGGAAGCTACAAATGTATCAGGAATCGTGCTGACAAAGCTTGATGGAACAGCCAAAGGTGGAATCGTCCTAGCGATCCGAAACGAACTGAACGTACCAGTCAAATACGTCGGACTCGGAGAAAAAATGGACGACCTCCAGCCATTCGATGCAGAAAAATACGTCTATGGACTTTTCTCCAACCTGGTGGATAAAGAAGAATAA
- a CDS encoding putative DNA-binding protein — protein sequence MVLEKTTRMNYLYDFYQSLLTPKQRSYMSLYYLDDFSLGEIAEEYHVSRQAVYDNIKRTEAMLEEYEEKLLLFKKFQERNEILAQLRNSIEDSSIDSSVCLKLIDDLEILD from the coding sequence ATCGTGTTAGAGAAAACAACCAGAATGAACTATCTCTATGACTTTTATCAATCTTTGTTAACTCCAAAGCAAAGAAGCTATATGTCCCTCTATTACCTGGATGATTTCTCACTGGGTGAAATTGCTGAAGAGTACCATGTATCCAGACAAGCAGTCTATGATAACATTAAACGTACAGAAGCAATGCTTGAGGAATACGAAGAAAAGCTTTTATTATTTAAGAAATTTCAAGAACGCAACGAGATTCTTGCTCAATTAAGAAATAGTATAGAAGATTCATCAATTGATTCTTCTGTCTGTCTGAAGCTCATTGATGATCTTGAAATATTGGATTAG
- the ffh gene encoding signal recognition particle protein codes for MAFEGLADRLQGTIQKIRGKGKISEADVKEMMREVRLALLEADVNFKVVKQFVKKVSERAVGQEVMKSLTPGQQVIKVVQEELTELMGGEQSQIAVAKRPPTVIMMVGLQGAGKTTTTGKLANLLRKKHNRKPLLVAADIYRPAAIKQLETVGKQLSLPVFSLGDQVSPVEIAKQAIEKAKEEHHDYVLIDTAGRLHIDENLMGELKEIKELSNPDEIFLVVDAMTGQDAVNVAQSFNEALGISGVVLTKLDGDTRGGAALSIRSVTDKPIKFVGMGEKMDALEPFHPERMASRILGMGDVLSLIEKAQANVDEEKAKELEQKMRTMSFTFDDFLEQLGQVRQMGPLDELLKMMPGANKMKGLDKLQVDEKQISHVEAIIQSMTKNEKIHPETINASRRKRIARGSGTSIQEVNRLLKQFEDMKKMMKQMSGMQGKGKKKGMKFPFM; via the coding sequence ATGGCATTTGAAGGATTAGCCGACCGACTGCAAGGTACAATTCAGAAAATCCGCGGTAAAGGTAAAATCTCTGAAGCGGATGTTAAAGAAATGATGCGTGAAGTTCGTCTTGCTCTCCTAGAAGCAGACGTTAATTTTAAAGTGGTTAAGCAATTCGTTAAGAAAGTAAGCGAACGTGCTGTCGGGCAGGAAGTCATGAAGAGCCTCACACCCGGACAGCAAGTCATCAAGGTGGTTCAAGAAGAGCTTACTGAATTAATGGGCGGCGAACAAAGTCAGATTGCTGTGGCCAAACGACCACCGACGGTCATTATGATGGTCGGATTACAGGGTGCCGGTAAAACGACGACCACTGGAAAACTTGCAAATCTGCTCCGGAAGAAACATAATCGGAAGCCTTTGCTTGTAGCGGCAGATATCTATCGACCGGCTGCCATCAAACAGCTGGAAACCGTCGGGAAGCAGCTCAGTCTGCCTGTCTTCTCTTTAGGAGATCAAGTGAGCCCGGTTGAAATTGCGAAGCAGGCGATCGAGAAAGCAAAAGAAGAACATCACGATTATGTACTGATTGATACCGCAGGCCGGCTGCACATTGATGAAAACCTGATGGGAGAATTGAAAGAGATCAAGGAACTTTCAAATCCGGATGAGATTTTCCTCGTTGTCGATGCGATGACAGGTCAAGATGCTGTTAATGTTGCGCAAAGTTTCAACGAAGCGCTTGGCATCTCTGGTGTTGTATTAACCAAGCTTGATGGTGATACACGAGGCGGGGCAGCTTTATCAATCCGTTCTGTCACTGACAAACCGATCAAATTTGTCGGTATGGGTGAAAAAATGGATGCACTAGAACCTTTTCATCCAGAACGAATGGCTTCAAGGATCCTCGGCATGGGTGATGTCCTCTCTCTAATCGAGAAGGCACAGGCCAATGTGGATGAAGAAAAAGCCAAAGAACTGGAACAAAAAATGCGCACCATGTCTTTCACATTTGATGATTTCCTGGAGCAATTGGGACAGGTAAGACAAATGGGTCCTCTCGATGAATTATTGAAAATGATGCCGGGAGCGAATAAAATGAAAGGCCTGGATAAGCTTCAGGTTGATGAAAAGCAGATTAGTCATGTCGAAGCGATCATCCAATCGATGACTAAAAATGAAAAGATTCATCCTGAAACTATCAATGCAAGCCGCCGTAAACGCATTGCAAGAGGAAGCGGAACGTCCATCCAGGAAGTGAACCGCCTGCTGAAGCAATTTGAAGACATGAAAAAAATGATGAAACAAATGAGCGGCATGCAGGGTAAAGGTAAGAAAAAAGGGATGAAATTCCCATTCATGTAG
- the rpsP gene encoding 30S ribosomal protein S16: MAVKIRLKRMGAKKSPFYRIVVADSRSPRDGRQIETVGTYNPVAKPAEVKIDEELALKWLSNGAKPSDTVRNLFSKQGIMEKFHNAKNSK, from the coding sequence ATGGCAGTAAAAATCAGATTAAAACGTATGGGAGCAAAAAAATCTCCTTTCTATCGTATCGTAGTAGCAGATTCTCGTTCACCACGTGATGGACGTCAAATCGAAACAGTTGGAACTTACAACCCGGTTGCTAAGCCAGCTGAAGTGAAAATCGATGAAGAGCTTGCTCTTAAATGGCTTTCAAATGGTGCGAAGCCATCTGACACAGTTCGTAACTTATTCTCAAAACAAGGCATTATGGAAAAATTCCACAATGCTAAAAACAGCAAGTAA
- a CDS encoding KH domain-containing protein, with translation MKDLILTIVKPLVDYPEDVHIDIEEGSNGVTYKLSVHPEDMGKVIGKQGRVAKSIRTVVYAAAGSSQQKKIFLEIVE, from the coding sequence ATGAAAGATCTTATTCTAACGATTGTGAAACCCTTGGTCGATTATCCTGAAGATGTTCATATCGATATCGAAGAAGGATCAAACGGGGTAACCTATAAGTTGTCTGTTCATCCTGAGGACATGGGAAAGGTGATCGGAAAACAAGGGAGAGTAGCTAAATCGATTCGAACTGTGGTATACGCTGCAGCAGGATCTTCACAACAGAAAAAAATCTTTTTAGAGATTGTTGAATAA
- a CDS encoding YlqD family protein, whose amino-acid sequence MNIIHTITVKQVLTESTKEVLLKRYENQKVQLKREHEQLQFEWKKIERAKKYPSHKLSQHFQKEMDEKLDKIKLLDFQLEQLEILPIGSELKEKEVKGMIDIQVGDNWDEEALSKTIIIEDGIVKEIR is encoded by the coding sequence TTGAATATTATACATACAATCACTGTTAAGCAAGTACTGACTGAGAGTACGAAAGAAGTCCTGCTGAAACGATATGAGAATCAAAAGGTTCAATTGAAACGTGAGCATGAACAGCTGCAATTCGAATGGAAGAAGATTGAACGTGCAAAGAAATATCCTTCTCATAAACTAAGCCAGCATTTTCAAAAGGAAATGGATGAGAAACTTGATAAAATCAAGCTGTTGGATTTTCAACTGGAGCAGCTGGAGATTCTCCCGATCGGCAGTGAATTGAAAGAGAAGGAAGTTAAAGGTATGATAGATATTCAAGTTGGTGACAATTGGGATGAAGAGGCTTTGTCAAAAACAATCATAATAGAAGACGGAATCGTCAAAGAAATTCGGTGA
- the rimM gene encoding ribosome maturation factor RimM (Essential for efficient processing of 16S rRNA), whose product MEKWFNVGKIVNTHGVKGEVKVVSSTDFPEERYSKGNELYLFLPKKKEPISLTIESHRTHKSFDLLTFEGYHDINQVEIFKEGVLKVQEDQLQELEEGEYYYHEIVGCKVVTGLGEEIGTVKEILSPGANDVWVVKGEKGKEHLIPYIEDVVKEIDIEEGLITIEPLEGLLS is encoded by the coding sequence ATGGAAAAATGGTTTAATGTAGGTAAAATCGTCAATACGCATGGAGTCAAAGGGGAAGTGAAGGTTGTATCCAGTACGGACTTTCCTGAAGAACGTTATAGTAAAGGGAATGAGCTCTACCTTTTTCTTCCCAAAAAGAAAGAACCTATTTCGCTGACCATTGAATCTCACAGAACGCATAAGAGTTTTGACCTTTTAACTTTCGAGGGATACCACGATATCAATCAGGTGGAGATATTCAAAGAAGGGGTTCTGAAGGTTCAGGAAGATCAATTGCAGGAACTTGAAGAAGGCGAGTACTACTACCACGAAATCGTTGGCTGCAAGGTCGTAACAGGCCTTGGTGAAGAGATAGGTACGGTGAAAGAAATTCTGAGTCCGGGTGCGAACGATGTATGGGTCGTTAAGGGAGAGAAAGGAAAAGAGCATTTGATTCCTTATATTGAGGATGTTGTAAAGGAAATCGATATAGAAGAAGGGTTGATTACGATTGAGCCATTGGAAGGGCTGCTTTCATGA
- the trmD gene encoding tRNA (guanosine(37)-N1)-methyltransferase TrmD gives MKIDVLSLFPSMFDGIFGESILKKAHEKQAVTYNVVNFREYADNKHGQVDDYPYGGGAGMVLKPQPIFDAVESLKSENETKPRVILMCPQGERYTQAKAEELAKEEHLIFICGHYEGYDERIREHVVTDEVSIGDYVLTGGELGAMVVIDSVVRLLPGVLGNEDSPILDSFSSGLLEHPHYTRPADFRGMKVPAELISGNHRVIEEWREKESFRRTFERRPDLLESHDLSHKQKQWIEEWEKSR, from the coding sequence ATGAAAATCGATGTATTGTCTTTATTCCCTTCTATGTTTGATGGTATTTTTGGAGAGTCGATCTTGAAGAAAGCCCATGAAAAGCAAGCTGTGACGTATAACGTAGTTAATTTCCGCGAGTATGCCGACAATAAACATGGCCAGGTCGATGATTATCCATACGGCGGCGGAGCCGGTATGGTCCTCAAACCTCAGCCGATTTTTGATGCGGTGGAAAGCCTCAAAAGCGAGAATGAAACAAAGCCGCGAGTCATCTTGATGTGTCCACAGGGAGAGCGCTACACCCAAGCCAAGGCTGAGGAGTTAGCAAAGGAAGAACACTTGATTTTCATCTGCGGCCATTATGAGGGATATGATGAGAGAATTAGGGAACATGTGGTGACAGATGAGGTTTCAATCGGGGACTATGTATTGACAGGCGGCGAGCTTGGAGCGATGGTCGTCATCGACAGTGTTGTGAGGCTCCTGCCGGGCGTCCTGGGTAATGAAGATTCCCCGATTCTGGATTCGTTCTCTTCAGGTCTGCTTGAACATCCACATTATACTCGTCCAGCCGACTTCAGAGGGATGAAAGTGCCTGCTGAGCTTATCTCCGGCAACCATCGTGTAATTGAAGAGTGGAGAGAAAAAGAAAGCTTCAGGAGAACGTTCGAAAGAAGGCCGGACTTACTCGAAAGCCACGATTTATCCCATAAACAAAAACAATGGATAGAGGAATGGGAAAAGTCCAGATAA
- the rplS gene encoding 50S ribosomal protein L19: MHKLIEDITKEQLRSDLPSFRPGDTVRVHVNIVEGTRERIQVYEGVVIKRRGGGISETFTVRKISYGVGVERTFPVHTPKIAKLEVVRRGKVRRAKLYYLRNLRGKAARIKEIR, from the coding sequence ATGCACAAATTAATCGAAGATATTACTAAAGAACAGCTTCGCTCTGATCTACCATCTTTCCGTCCTGGTGATACTGTACGTGTACACGTTAACATCGTTGAGGGTACTCGTGAACGTATTCAGGTATACGAAGGTGTAGTAATCAAACGCCGTGGAGGCGGAATCAGCGAAACATTCACTGTTCGTAAAATTTCTTACGGTGTAGGTGTTGAGCGTACTTTCCCAGTACACACACCTAAAATCGCTAAATTAGAAGTAGTACGGCGCGGTAAAGTCCGTCGTGCGAAACTTTACTACCTGCGTAACCTTCGCGGTAAAGCGGCTCGTATTAAAGAAATTCGATAA
- the lepB gene encoding signal peptidase I — protein MAKEKNEWWEWMKALLIAVGLAAIIRYFLFAPIVVDGLSMTPTLENGDRMIVNKLGEPDRFDIVVFHAPEQKDYIKRVIGLPGDKIEYKNDTLYVNGKAFKEPYLQEYKEQVSEGPLTEDFSLKDIIDRETVPEGEIFVMGDNRRFSKDSRHIGTIPFEEVIGDTKFIYWPVKDMGIVE, from the coding sequence TTGGCGAAAGAGAAAAACGAGTGGTGGGAATGGATGAAGGCTCTTTTGATCGCGGTGGGCCTGGCGGCTATTATCAGATATTTTTTATTTGCACCGATCGTGGTTGACGGATTATCTATGACACCGACTTTAGAAAATGGCGATCGGATGATTGTTAATAAGCTAGGAGAGCCTGACAGATTCGATATCGTCGTATTTCATGCTCCAGAGCAAAAGGACTATATTAAACGTGTGATAGGCCTGCCCGGAGATAAGATAGAATATAAGAATGATACATTATACGTAAACGGCAAGGCCTTTAAAGAGCCATATTTACAAGAGTACAAAGAGCAGGTGAGTGAAGGTCCGTTAACAGAGGACTTTTCACTAAAAGATATCATAGATAGAGAAACCGTACCTGAAGGCGAAATTTTTGTAATGGGTGACAACCGCCGATTCAGTAAGGACAGCCGTCATATCGGAACGATCCCATTTGAAGAAGTAATCGGTGACACCAAATTCATTTATTGGCCTGTTAAAGATATGGGTATAGTGGAATAA
- the ylqF gene encoding ribosome biogenesis GTPase YlqF translates to MTIQWFPGHMAKARRQVSEKLKLVDIVIELVDARIPLSSRNPMIEEIIGQKPRLVLLNKADMADPVKTDQWISYFEERGITALAVNAQGGKGLHSIVQSAKEILKEKFDRMKSRGMRPRAIRAMIVGIPNVGKSTLINRLAKKNIAKTGNTPGVTKAQQWIKVGKELELLDTPGILWPKFEDQQVGYKLALTGAIKDTILNLQDIALFGLKFLEAHYPERLMERYSLDEIPDEILEKFDAVGKKRGCLMGGGQVDYDKTSEVIIRDIRSVQLGPMTFDMIEELESEEE, encoded by the coding sequence ATGACGATACAATGGTTTCCGGGACATATGGCTAAAGCCCGCAGGCAGGTAAGCGAAAAATTAAAGCTCGTAGATATTGTCATTGAACTTGTGGATGCACGCATCCCATTATCTTCGAGGAATCCCATGATTGAAGAAATCATCGGGCAGAAGCCCCGGCTCGTCCTGCTTAACAAGGCAGATATGGCAGATCCGGTGAAAACCGATCAATGGATCTCTTATTTTGAAGAACGCGGTATCACAGCACTTGCTGTAAATGCCCAGGGTGGAAAAGGTCTCCATTCAATCGTTCAATCAGCGAAAGAAATCCTTAAAGAGAAATTTGACCGTATGAAGTCCCGCGGTATGAGACCCCGTGCTATAAGAGCGATGATTGTGGGGATACCTAATGTTGGAAAATCTACGCTAATCAATCGTCTTGCAAAAAAGAATATCGCCAAGACTGGAAATACTCCAGGAGTAACAAAAGCCCAGCAATGGATCAAAGTGGGCAAAGAACTTGAACTTCTTGATACCCCTGGGATTCTTTGGCCAAAATTCGAAGATCAACAAGTCGGTTATAAACTCGCTCTTACAGGAGCAATCAAAGATACCATCTTGAATTTACAGGATATCGCATTATTTGGTTTGAAATTCCTCGAGGCTCATTACCCTGAACGTTTGATGGAACGCTACAGCCTTGACGAGATTCCGGACGAAATCCTTGAGAAATTCGATGCAGTAGGTAAAAAGCGGGGATGCCTGATGGGTGGGGGCCAAGTCGATTACGATAAGACTTCAGAAGTGATCATCCGTGATATCAGGAGTGTCCAGCTTGGGCCGATGACATTCGATATGATCGAAGAGTTGGAAAGCGAAGAGGAATGA